Proteins from one Mus pahari chromosome 10, PAHARI_EIJ_v1.1, whole genome shotgun sequence genomic window:
- the LOC110327939 gene encoding olfactory receptor 18 isoform X1, protein MMDRYSFIMHQHRDDTVWCPSKIEEQNITRISEFHLMGLSDDLQLQPILFGLFLFMYLITMLGNLLIILTVTSDSHLHSPMYFFLSNLSLADVSFTSTTLPKMIVDIQTRNRAISYSGCLTQMSFFMLFGCLDSLLLTAMAYDRFVAICHPLHYQAIMNPRLCGLLVFLSVLISLFVSQLHNSVVLQLTYFKSVDISHFFCDPSQLLNLACSDTFTNNIVMYFVGAISGFLPISGIFFSYYKIVSSILRMPSPGGKYKAFSTCGSHLSVVCLFYGTGLGVYLSSAVSLSPRKGAVASIVYTVVTPMLNPFIYSLRNRDIKRAMWRLLRKTV, encoded by the coding sequence GTGTCCAAGCAAAATAGAAGAGCAAAATATAACCCGTATCTCAGAATTCCACCTCATGGGACTCTCAGATGACCTGCAGCTTCAGCCCATACTCTTTGGACTGTTCCTGTTCATGTACCTGATCACAATGCTTGGGAACCTGCTCATCATTCTGACAGTCACCTCTGATTCCCACCTCCACagtcccatgtactttttcctctctAACTTATCCTTGGCTGATGTCAGTTTCACTTCCACCACACTACCAAAGATGATAGTGGACATTCAGACTCGCAACAGAGCCATCTCCTATTCAGGATGCCTGACTCAGATGTCCTTTTTCATGCTTTTTGGGTGTTTGGATAGTCTGCTTCTAACCGCAATGGCTTACGATAGGTTTGTGGCCATCTGTCATCCTTTGCACTACCAGGCCATTATGAACCCCCGTCTTTGTGGCTTGTTGGTTTTTCTATCTGTTCTAATCAGCCTTTTTGTCTCTCAGCTGCATAATTCAGTAGTGTTACAACTCACCTACTTCAAGAGTGTGgatatttctcatttcttctgtgatCCATCTCAACTTCTCAACCTTGCCTGTTCTGATACCTTTACCAATAACATAGTCATGTATTTTGTTGGTGCCATCTCTGGTTTTCTCCCTATctctgggatttttttctcttattataaAATTGTTTCCTCCATTCTTAGAATGCCATCACCTGGTGGGAAATATAAAGCCTTCTCTACCTGTGGCTCTCACCTGTcagttgtttgcttattttatggGACTGGTCTTGGGGTATACCTCAGTTCAGCTGTCTCCTTGTCTCCCAGGAAGGGTGCAGTAGCATCAATAGTGTACACTGTGGTCACCCCTATGCTCAACCCCTTTATCTACAGCTTAAGAAACCGGGACATAAAGAGGGCCATGTGGCGGCTCCTCAGAAAAACAGTCTAA
- the LOC110327939 gene encoding olfactory receptor 18 isoform X2: MGLSDDLQLQPILFGLFLFMYLITMLGNLLIILTVTSDSHLHSPMYFFLSNLSLADVSFTSTTLPKMIVDIQTRNRAISYSGCLTQMSFFMLFGCLDSLLLTAMAYDRFVAICHPLHYQAIMNPRLCGLLVFLSVLISLFVSQLHNSVVLQLTYFKSVDISHFFCDPSQLLNLACSDTFTNNIVMYFVGAISGFLPISGIFFSYYKIVSSILRMPSPGGKYKAFSTCGSHLSVVCLFYGTGLGVYLSSAVSLSPRKGAVASIVYTVVTPMLNPFIYSLRNRDIKRAMWRLLRKTV, translated from the coding sequence ATGGGACTCTCAGATGACCTGCAGCTTCAGCCCATACTCTTTGGACTGTTCCTGTTCATGTACCTGATCACAATGCTTGGGAACCTGCTCATCATTCTGACAGTCACCTCTGATTCCCACCTCCACagtcccatgtactttttcctctctAACTTATCCTTGGCTGATGTCAGTTTCACTTCCACCACACTACCAAAGATGATAGTGGACATTCAGACTCGCAACAGAGCCATCTCCTATTCAGGATGCCTGACTCAGATGTCCTTTTTCATGCTTTTTGGGTGTTTGGATAGTCTGCTTCTAACCGCAATGGCTTACGATAGGTTTGTGGCCATCTGTCATCCTTTGCACTACCAGGCCATTATGAACCCCCGTCTTTGTGGCTTGTTGGTTTTTCTATCTGTTCTAATCAGCCTTTTTGTCTCTCAGCTGCATAATTCAGTAGTGTTACAACTCACCTACTTCAAGAGTGTGgatatttctcatttcttctgtgatCCATCTCAACTTCTCAACCTTGCCTGTTCTGATACCTTTACCAATAACATAGTCATGTATTTTGTTGGTGCCATCTCTGGTTTTCTCCCTATctctgggatttttttctcttattataaAATTGTTTCCTCCATTCTTAGAATGCCATCACCTGGTGGGAAATATAAAGCCTTCTCTACCTGTGGCTCTCACCTGTcagttgtttgcttattttatggGACTGGTCTTGGGGTATACCTCAGTTCAGCTGTCTCCTTGTCTCCCAGGAAGGGTGCAGTAGCATCAATAGTGTACACTGTGGTCACCCCTATGCTCAACCCCTTTATCTACAGCTTAAGAAACCGGGACATAAAGAGGGCCATGTGGCGGCTCCTCAGAAAAACAGTCTAA